Proteins encoded in a region of the Actinomycetota bacterium genome:
- a CDS encoding DsrE family protein, with amino-acid sequence MRYLFVLNDPPYGTERSYSGLRLAATLLKSEDSEVDVFLMADAVFCAKAGQKTPDGYYNLGRMLKPIVRKGHVLLCGTCMDARGLEASELMEGTARSSLAELTERTIAADKVLVF; translated from the coding sequence ATGCGCTACCTGTTCGTGTTGAACGATCCGCCCTATGGAACGGAACGCAGTTACAGCGGACTGAGACTCGCCGCCACTCTTCTCAAGAGCGAGGACAGCGAGGTCGACGTCTTCCTCATGGCCGACGCCGTCTTCTGCGCGAAGGCTGGGCAGAAGACACCCGACGGCTACTACAACCTGGGACGGATGCTCAAACCCATCGTCCGAAAGGGCCATGTCCTGCTCTGCGGCACCTGCATGGATGCACGGGGTCTTGAAGCCAGTGAGCTGATGGAGGGCACAGCCCGCAGCTCGTTGGCGGAGCTTACCGAGCGAACGATAGCCGCCGACAAGGTGCTGGTGTTCTAG